A section of the Pseudomonas sp. FP453 genome encodes:
- a CDS encoding FadR/GntR family transcriptional regulator → MISTSTVVNSVVEKLRAALKRGQWRRGEMLPGQRELAEQMGISRPSLREAVIVLETLGLVRSMPGKGVVVLETSVSEPQSSDAVADASLEDILQLRYTLEPFIVGLVAQSISSKEVGQLRLTLMDMREALDAEDAEAGMNAYIGFHEELFALTSNPIFQNVVQQTSNALKQSAQVLRNSPEHLAERLRENEAVVRAIRNKNSALASAEMRRHILQEGLRMGIRLNIPDDHLGS, encoded by the coding sequence GTGATCAGCACCTCAACCGTCGTCAATTCAGTGGTAGAAAAACTGCGCGCCGCCCTCAAGCGCGGCCAGTGGCGCCGTGGCGAAATGCTCCCCGGCCAACGCGAGCTGGCCGAACAGATGGGCATCAGCCGCCCCAGCCTGCGCGAAGCGGTGATCGTCCTGGAAACCCTCGGCCTGGTGCGCTCCATGCCCGGCAAAGGCGTGGTGGTGCTGGAAACCAGCGTCAGCGAACCACAATCCAGCGACGCCGTGGCCGACGCGAGCCTGGAAGATATCCTGCAACTGCGCTACACCCTCGAACCCTTCATCGTCGGTCTCGTCGCCCAATCCATCAGCAGCAAGGAAGTCGGCCAACTGCGCCTGACCCTGATGGACATGCGCGAAGCCCTCGACGCCGAAGACGCCGAAGCCGGCATGAACGCCTACATCGGCTTCCATGAAGAACTGTTCGCCCTGACCTCCAACCCGATCTTCCAGAACGTGGTGCAGCAAACCAGCAACGCCCTCAAGCAGAGCGCCCAGGTGCTGCGCAACTCACCGGAGCACCTGGCCGAACGCCTGCGCGAAAACGAGGCGGTGGTGCGCGCCATCCGCAACAAGAACAGCGCCCTGGCCAGTGCCGAGATGCGTCGGCACATCCTGCAGGAAGGCCTGCGCATGGGCATTCGCTTGAACATCCCGGATGACCATCTGGGCAGCTGA
- a CDS encoding DUF4381 domain-containing protein — MSSLDQLQPLIAPPAIGFWPPAPGWWLLLLLLPLLGWGLWSLRRFLPARRPVARAEQPLDPLRIAALAELALMPKPYDGAPAGAWLQQLNGLLKRLCRNDYPYSQSHTLNGRKWLAFLDNRCPAAGLTRWMVLVEGAYKPECKLDDKAIAGLTQAVDTWIRKHV, encoded by the coding sequence ATGAGCAGCCTGGACCAACTGCAACCGCTGATCGCCCCGCCGGCCATCGGCTTCTGGCCGCCTGCGCCGGGCTGGTGGCTGTTGTTGCTGCTGCTCCCGCTGCTTGGCTGGGGGCTGTGGTCGCTGCGGCGCTTCCTGCCGGCGCGGCGCCCGGTGGCCCGTGCCGAACAACCGCTGGACCCGTTGCGCATTGCCGCCCTCGCGGAATTGGCGCTGATGCCCAAACCCTACGACGGCGCCCCGGCCGGCGCCTGGCTGCAACAACTCAACGGCCTGCTCAAGCGCCTGTGCCGCAACGACTACCCCTACAGCCAGAGCCACACCCTCAACGGCCGCAAATGGCTGGCGTTTCTCGACAACCGCTGCCCCGCCGCGGGCCTCACCCGTTGGATGGTGCTGGTGGAGGGCGCCTATAAACCCGAATGCAAACTCGACGACAAGGCCATCGCCGGCCTGACCCAAGCCGTCGACACCTGGATCCGCAAACATGTTTGA
- a CDS encoding GntR family transcriptional regulator, with protein sequence MTAYALQRDPIFPALRLIAGKKPSVDDIYPRLFDAILEQRIAPASRFTEESLGETFGVSRSVIRRVLAKLSHQQVIILRPNQRAQVAAPDAQQTRQILEARRLTEITVVQLACVHATPTQLRQLRELIARERECIERDQRGPAIRLSGEFHLQLAAMARNAPLAQFLNSLVPLTSLVIAQYEAKACTYCAWQEHMAIVDALEQRDATAAVSLMTQHLDHLESKLLKHH encoded by the coding sequence ATGACCGCTTACGCGTTGCAACGCGATCCTATCTTCCCTGCCCTGCGCTTGATCGCCGGTAAAAAGCCCTCGGTGGACGACATCTACCCGCGCCTGTTCGATGCCATCCTCGAACAGCGCATTGCGCCGGCCAGTCGTTTTACCGAAGAGAGCCTGGGCGAGACCTTTGGTGTCAGCCGCAGCGTGATCCGTCGCGTACTGGCCAAACTGTCACACCAGCAAGTGATCATCCTGCGCCCCAACCAGCGCGCCCAAGTGGCCGCGCCGGATGCCCAGCAAACCCGGCAGATCCTCGAGGCGCGGCGCCTGACCGAAATCACCGTGGTGCAATTGGCCTGCGTGCACGCCACGCCTACGCAACTGCGCCAGTTGCGCGAGCTGATCGCCCGCGAGCGCGAGTGCATCGAGCGCGACCAGCGTGGGCCGGCGATTCGGTTGTCCGGGGAGTTCCACCTGCAATTGGCCGCGATGGCGCGTAATGCGCCGCTGGCGCAGTTCCTCAACAGCCTGGTGCCGCTGACGTCGTTGGTCATTGCCCAGTACGAGGCGAAAGCCTGCACCTACTGCGCGTGGCAGGAGCATATGGCGATTGTGGATGCATTGGAGCAACGCGACGCCACCGCCGCCGTGAGCCTGATGACCCAGCACCTGGACCACCTGGAATCCAAATTACTCAAACACCACTGA
- a CDS encoding MoxR family ATPase, translated as MEHREALLALRTFLSTQILGQEKLIDRLLIALLADGHMLVEGAPGLAKTKAIKELAEGIEAQFHRIQFTPDLLPADITGTEIYRPETGSFVFQQGPIFHNLVLADEINRAPAKVQSALLEAMAERQVSVGRSTYELSPLFLVMATQNPIEQEGTYPLPEAQLDRFLMHVKIGFPDAAVERRILQQARGEALNGETKPERRVSQQAIFAARKEILGLYMADAVEEYLVQLVMATRTPAKFDPEMAEWIAYGASPRGSIALDRCARAHAWLAGRDFVSPEDIQAVLFDVLRHRIILSFEAEAAGIDQDRVVQRILDVVAVA; from the coding sequence ATGGAACATCGTGAAGCGCTGCTCGCGCTGCGAACCTTTCTTTCTACGCAGATTCTCGGCCAGGAAAAACTCATCGATCGCCTGTTGATCGCCCTGCTCGCCGACGGCCATATGCTGGTAGAAGGCGCGCCGGGCCTGGCCAAGACCAAGGCCATCAAGGAGTTGGCCGAAGGCATCGAGGCGCAGTTCCATCGCATCCAGTTCACCCCCGACCTGCTGCCCGCCGACATCACCGGCACCGAGATCTATCGCCCGGAAACCGGCAGTTTCGTGTTCCAGCAAGGCCCGATCTTCCACAACCTGGTGCTGGCGGACGAAATCAACCGCGCGCCGGCCAAGGTGCAATCGGCCTTGCTCGAAGCCATGGCCGAGCGCCAGGTCAGCGTCGGGCGCAGCACCTACGAGCTGTCGCCGCTGTTTTTGGTGATGGCCACGCAGAACCCGATCGAGCAGGAAGGCACCTACCCGCTGCCCGAAGCCCAGCTCGACCGTTTCCTGATGCACGTGAAAATCGGCTTCCCGGACGCCGCCGTCGAACGGCGCATCCTGCAACAGGCCCGCGGCGAAGCGCTCAACGGTGAAACCAAGCCCGAGCGCCGGGTCAGCCAGCAAGCCATCTTTGCCGCCCGCAAGGAAATCCTCGGCCTGTACATGGCCGACGCGGTGGAGGAATACCTGGTGCAACTGGTCATGGCCACGCGCACCCCGGCCAAGTTCGACCCGGAGATGGCCGAATGGATCGCCTACGGCGCCAGCCCGCGCGGTTCCATCGCCCTTGACCGCTGCGCCCGCGCCCACGCCTGGCTGGCCGGGCGTGACTTTGTGAGCCCGGAAGATATCCAGGCGGTGCTGTTCGACGTGCTGCGCCATCGCATCATCCTGTCGTTCGAAGCCGAAGCCGCGGGCATTGACCAGGACCGTGTGGTGCAACGCATTCTCGACGTCGTTGCCGTCGCTTGA
- a CDS encoding NAD-glutamate dehydrogenase, whose product MAFFTAASKADFQHQLQAALAQHISEQALPQVALFAEQFFGIISLDELTQRRLSDLAGCTLSAWRLLERFDHTQPQVRVYNPDYERHGWQSTHTAVEVLHHDLPFLVDSVRTELNRRGYSIHTLQTTVLSVRRGAKGELLEILPKGTQGEGIQQESLMYLEIDRCANAAELNVLSKELEQVLGEVRVAVADFEPMKAKVQDLLAGIDASQFSIDGEEKAEIKSFLEWLVGNHFTFLGYEEFVVRDEADGGHIEYDADSFLGLTKLLRAGLTAEDLRIEDYAVNYLREPTVLSFAKAAHPSRVHRPAYPDYVSIREISADGKVIKEHRFMGLYTSSVYGESVRVIPYIRRKVAEIERRSGFQAKAHLGKELAQVVEVLPRDDLFQTPVDELFSTVMSIVQIQERNKIRVFLRKDPYGRFCYCLAYVPRDIYSTEVRQKIQQVLMDRLKASDCEFWTFFSESVLARVQLILRVDPKNRLDIDPLQLEKEVVQACRSWQDDYASLVVESFGEAQGTNVLADFPKGFPAGYRERFAAHSAVVDMQHLNSLTEANPLVMSFYQPLGQVSGQRELHCKLYHADTPLALSDVLPILENLGLRVLGEFPYRLRHANGREFWIHDFAFIAAEGVNLDIQQLNDTLQDAFVHIVHGDAENDAFNRLVLTAGLPWRDVALLRAYARYLKQIRLGFDLGYIASTLNNHTDIARELTRLFKTRFYLARKLTAEDLEDKQQRLEQAILSALDDVQVLNEDRILRRYLDLIKATLRTNFYQTDANGQNKSYFSFKFDPRAIPELPKPVPKFEIFVYSPRVEGVHLRFGNVARGGLRWSDREEDFRTEVLGLVKAQQVKNSVIVPVGAKGGFLPRRLPLGGSRDEIAAEGIACYRIFISGLLDITDNLKDGALVPPANVVRHDDDDPYLVVAADKGTATFSDIANGIAIDYGFWLGDAFASGGSAGYDHKKMGITAKGAWVGVQRHFRERGINVQEDSITVVGVGDMAGDVFGNGLLMSDKLQLVAAFNHLHIFIDPNPNPATSFVERQRMFELPRSAWTDYDTSIMSEGGGIFSRSAKSIAISPQMKERFDIAADKLTPTELLNALLKAPVDLLWNGGIGTYVKASSESHADVGDKANDALRVNGNELRCKVVGEGGNLGMTQLGRVEFGLNGGGSNTDFIDNAGGVDCSDHEVNIKILLNEVVQAGDMTDKQRNQLLASMTDEVGSLVLGNNYKQTQALSLAARRAYERAAEYKRLMSDLEGRGKLDRAIEYLPTEEQLVERAATGKGLTRPELSVLISYSKIDLKEALLKSLVPDDDYLTRDMETAFPPSLVAKFGEAMRRHRLKREIVSTQIANDLVNHMGITFVQRLKESTGMSPANVAGAYVIVRDIFHLPHWFRQIEALDHQVSADVQLELMDELMRLGRRATRWFLRSRRNEQDAGRDTAHFGPHLAALGLKLDELLEGPTREGWQNRYGKYTEAGVPELLARMVAGTTHLYTLLPIIEAADVTGHDAAEVAKAYFAVGSALDLPWYLQQISDLPVANNWQAQAREAFRDDVDWQQRAITISVLQMADAPEDMEARVALWLEQHKDMADRWVAMMVEIRAAVGTDYAMYAVANRELLDLALSGQSVLSPV is encoded by the coding sequence ATGGCGTTCTTCACCGCAGCCAGCAAGGCCGACTTCCAGCATCAACTGCAAGCGGCACTGGCGCAGCACATCAGTGAACAGGCACTGCCACAAGTGGCGCTGTTCGCTGAACAATTCTTCGGCATCATTTCTCTGGACGAACTGACCCAGCGTCGCCTTTCCGACCTGGCCGGTTGCACCCTCTCTGCGTGGCGCCTGCTTGAGCGCTTTGACCACACCCAACCGCAAGTGCGGGTGTACAACCCCGATTACGAACGTCATGGCTGGCAATCGACCCATACTGCGGTTGAAGTGCTGCACCATGACCTGCCATTTTTGGTGGACTCGGTGCGTACCGAGCTGAACCGTCGCGGCTACAGCATCCACACCCTGCAAACCACCGTGCTCAGCGTGCGTCGTGGTGCCAAGGGCGAGTTGCTGGAAATCCTGCCGAAAGGCACCCAGGGCGAAGGCATCCAGCAAGAATCGCTGATGTACCTGGAAATCGACCGTTGCGCCAATGCCGCCGAACTCAACGTGCTGAGCAAAGAGCTTGAGCAGGTGTTGGGCGAAGTGCGCGTCGCCGTGGCCGATTTCGAACCGATGAAAGCCAAGGTCCAGGACCTGCTGGCCGGTATCGACGCCAGCCAGTTCAGCATCGACGGCGAAGAAAAGGCCGAGATCAAGAGCTTCCTGGAATGGCTGGTGGGCAACCACTTCACCTTCCTCGGCTATGAAGAGTTTGTGGTACGTGACGAGGCGGACGGCGGTCATATCGAATATGACGCCGATTCTTTCCTCGGTCTGACCAAGCTGCTGCGTGCCGGCCTGACCGCCGAAGACCTGCGTATCGAAGATTATGCGGTGAACTACCTGCGTGAACCGACGGTGTTGTCGTTCGCCAAGGCGGCGCACCCGAGCCGCGTACACCGTCCGGCCTACCCGGACTACGTGTCGATCCGCGAAATCAGCGCCGACGGCAAGGTCATCAAGGAACACCGCTTCATGGGCCTGTACACCTCTTCGGTGTACGGCGAAAGCGTGCGCGTCATCCCGTATATCCGTCGCAAGGTGGCCGAGATCGAACGCCGTTCCGGCTTCCAGGCCAAGGCGCACCTGGGCAAGGAGCTGGCGCAAGTCGTTGAAGTGCTGCCCCGCGACGACCTGTTCCAGACCCCGGTGGACGAGCTGTTCAGCACCGTGATGTCCATCGTGCAGATCCAGGAGCGCAACAAGATCCGCGTGTTCCTGCGCAAGGACCCGTACGGTCGTTTCTGCTACTGCCTGGCCTATGTGCCGCGTGACATCTATTCCACCGAAGTGCGCCAGAAGATCCAGCAAGTGCTGATGGATCGTCTGAAAGCCTCGGACTGCGAATTCTGGACCTTCTTCTCCGAGTCCGTGCTGGCTCGCGTGCAGTTGATCCTGCGGGTTGACCCGAAGAACCGCCTCGATATCGACCCGCTGCAACTGGAAAAAGAAGTGGTGCAGGCCTGCCGCAGCTGGCAGGACGACTACGCCAGCCTGGTGGTGGAAAGCTTCGGCGAAGCCCAGGGCACCAACGTGCTGGCGGACTTCCCGAAAGGCTTCCCGGCCGGCTACCGCGAGCGTTTCGCCGCGCATTCGGCCGTGGTCGACATGCAGCACCTCAACAGCCTGACCGAAGCCAACCCGCTGGTGATGAGTTTCTATCAGCCGCTGGGCCAGGTTTCCGGCCAGCGTGAGCTGCATTGCAAGCTCTACCACGCCGACACCCCGCTGGCGCTGTCCGACGTGTTGCCGATCCTGGAAAACCTCGGCCTGCGCGTGCTGGGCGAGTTCCCGTATCGCCTGCGCCACGCCAACGGCCGCGAGTTCTGGATCCATGACTTTGCGTTCATCGCCGCCGAAGGCGTGAACCTGGACATCCAGCAGCTCAACGACACCCTGCAAGACGCCTTCGTGCACATCGTGCATGGCGACGCCGAGAACGATGCGTTCAACCGCCTGGTGCTCACCGCCGGCCTGCCATGGCGCGACGTCGCGCTGCTGCGTGCCTACGCCCGTTACCTCAAGCAGATCCGCCTGGGCTTCGACCTTGGCTACATCGCCAGCACCCTGAACAACCACACCGACATCGCCCGCGAGTTGACCCGGTTGTTCAAGACCCGTTTCTACCTGGCGCGCAAGCTCACGGCCGAAGACCTGGAAGACAAGCAGCAACGCCTGGAGCAAGCGATCCTCAGCGCCCTGGACGACGTTCAGGTGCTCAACGAAGACCGCATCCTGCGTCGCTACCTGGACCTGATCAAGGCCACCCTGCGCACCAACTTCTACCAGACCGACGCCAACGGCCAGAACAAGTCGTACTTCAGCTTCAAGTTCGACCCGCGTGCGATCCCTGAGCTGCCCAAGCCGGTGCCGAAGTTTGAAATCTTCGTCTACTCGCCACGGGTTGAAGGCGTGCACCTGCGCTTCGGCAACGTCGCTCGTGGTGGCCTGCGCTGGTCCGATCGTGAAGAGGACTTCCGTACCGAAGTGCTTGGCCTGGTAAAAGCCCAGCAAGTGAAGAACTCGGTCATCGTGCCGGTGGGTGCGAAGGGCGGCTTCCTGCCGCGTCGCCTGCCACTGGGCGGCAGCCGTGACGAGATCGCGGCCGAGGGTATCGCCTGCTACCGCATCTTCATCTCCGGCCTGTTGGACATCACCGACAACCTGAAGGACGGCGCCCTGGTGCCACCGGCCAACGTCGTGCGTCATGACGACGATGACCCGTACCTGGTAGTGGCAGCGGACAAAGGCACGGCGACCTTCTCCGACATCGCCAACGGCATCGCCATCGACTACGGCTTCTGGCTGGGTGATGCGTTTGCTTCCGGTGGTTCCGCTGGTTACGACCACAAGAAAATGGGCATCACTGCCAAGGGCGCGTGGGTCGGTGTGCAGCGTCACTTCCGTGAGCGCGGCATCAACGTGCAGGAAGACAGCATCACCGTGGTGGGCGTCGGCGATATGGCCGGTGACGTGTTCGGTAACGGCTTGCTGATGTCCGACAAGCTGCAACTGGTCGCGGCCTTCAACCACCTGCACATCTTCATCGATCCAAACCCGAACCCGGCCACCAGCTTTGTCGAGCGCCAGCGCATGTTCGAGCTGCCGCGTTCGGCCTGGACCGACTACGACACCAGCATCATGTCCGAAGGCGGCGGTATCTTCTCGCGCAGCGCGAAGAGCATTGCCATTTCGCCACAGATGAAAGAGCGCTTCGACATCGCGGCCGACAAGCTGACCCCGACCGAACTGCTGAACGCCTTGCTCAAGGCACCGGTGGACCTGTTGTGGAACGGCGGTATCGGTACCTACGTCAAGGCCAGCAGCGAAAGCCATGCCGACGTGGGCGACAAGGCCAACGACGCGCTGCGCGTCAACGGCAACGAGCTGCGCTGCAAGGTAGTGGGCGAGGGCGGTAACCTCGGCATGACCCAGCTGGGTCGTGTGGAATTCGGCCTCAATGGCGGCGGTTCCAACACCGACTTCATCGACAACGCCGGTGGTGTGGACTGCTCCGACCACGAAGTGAACATCAAGATCCTGCTCAACGAAGTGGTGCAGGCCGGTGACATGACCGACAAGCAACGCAACCAGTTGCTGGCGAGCATGACCGACGAAGTCGGCAGCCTGGTGTTGGGTAACAACTACAAGCAGACCCAGGCCCTGTCCCTGGCCGCGCGCCGTGCCTACGAGCGTGCAGCCGAGTACAAGCGCCTGATGAGCGACCTGGAAGGCCGTGGCAAGCTGGACCGCGCCATCGAGTACCTGCCGACCGAGGAGCAGCTCGTCGAGCGCGCCGCGACCGGCAAGGGCTTGACCCGTCCAGAGCTGTCGGTGCTGATTTCCTACAGCAAGATCGACCTCAAGGAAGCGCTGCTCAAATCCCTGGTACCGGATGACGACTACCTGACCCGTGACATGGAGACCGCGTTCCCACCGAGCCTGGTGGCCAAGTTCGGCGAAGCCATGCGTCGCCACCGCTTGAAGCGCGAGATCGTCAGCACCCAGATCGCCAACGACCTGGTCAACCACATGGGCATCACCTTCGTTCAACGGCTCAAAGAGTCGACCGGCATGAGCCCGGCGAACGTGGCGGGCGCGTATGTGATCGTGCGTGACATCTTCCACCTCCCGCACTGGTTCCGTCAGATTGAAGCCCTGGATCACCAGGTGTCTGCCGACGTGCAACTGGAGCTGATGGACGAGCTGATGCGCCTGGGCCGCCGTGCTACGCGTTGGTTCCTGCGCAGCCGTCGCAACGAGCAGGACGCTGGTCGTGACACCGCGCACTTCGGTCCGCACCTGGCGGCGCTGGGCCTCAAGCTCGACGAACTGCTGGAAGGCCCGACCCGCGAAGGCTGGCAGAACCGCTACGGCAAATACACCGAAGCCGGTGTACCGGAGTTGTTGGCGCGCATGGTTGCAGGTACGACTCACCTGTACACCTTGCTGCCGATCATCGAAGCCGCCGACGTCACCGGGCACGACGCCGCCGAAGTGGCCAAGGCCTACTTCGCCGTGGGCAGCGCCCTGGACCTGCCGTGGTACCTGCAGCAGATCAGCGATCTGCCAGTGGCCAACAACTGGCAGGCCCAGGCCCGCGAAGCGTTCCGCGACGATGTGGACTGGCAGCAACGGGCGATCACCATTTCGGTCCTGCAAATGGCCGATGCGCCAGAAGACATGGAAGCCCGCGTGGCCCTGTGGCTTGAGCAGCACAAGGACATGGCTGATCGTTGGGTGGCGATGATGGTGGAGATTCGTGCCGCTGTGGGCACGGACTACGCCATGTATGCGGTAGCCAACCGTGAGTTGCTGGACCTGGCGTTGAGCGGTCAGTCGGTGTTGTCACCGGTTTGA
- a CDS encoding VWA domain-containing protein yields MFEFAWPWIFALLPLPWLMRLVLPVADSGEPALKVSYLGDLESLARRRARVNLPGWRQQAPFVVLWLLLLTAAARPEWLGEPLPIAASGRDLLVAVDVSGSMDFPDMHWQDDDISRLSLVKHLLGDFLEEREGDRVGLILFGSQAYLQAPLTFDRRTVRTWLDEARIGIAGKNTAIGDAIGLALKRLRQRPAQSRVLILVTDGANNAGQIDPLTAARLAAEEGVKIYPIGIGADPEQTGSLGILGVNPSLDLDEPALKAIAQATGGQYFRARDGEELQTIKDTLDQLEPVEQQPTQARPAQALYSGPLALALILSLLLVIQERWPNNALQRLFNKLSSKGIFLQQHPEWRKRLQRLRLRRRR; encoded by the coding sequence ATGTTTGAGTTCGCCTGGCCGTGGATCTTCGCCCTGCTGCCATTGCCCTGGCTGATGCGCCTCGTGCTGCCGGTGGCCGACAGCGGCGAGCCCGCGTTGAAAGTCAGCTACCTGGGCGACCTCGAAAGCCTGGCCCGTCGCCGCGCCCGCGTGAACCTGCCGGGCTGGCGCCAGCAAGCGCCGTTCGTGGTCCTGTGGCTGTTGCTGCTGACCGCCGCCGCCCGCCCGGAATGGCTCGGCGAACCGCTGCCGATTGCCGCCAGCGGCCGCGACCTGCTGGTAGCGGTGGACGTGTCCGGCTCCATGGATTTCCCCGACATGCACTGGCAGGACGACGACATCAGCCGCCTGAGCCTGGTCAAACACTTGCTCGGCGACTTCCTTGAGGAGCGCGAAGGCGACCGCGTCGGCCTGATCCTCTTCGGCAGCCAGGCCTACCTGCAAGCGCCGCTGACCTTCGACCGCCGCACCGTGCGCACCTGGCTGGATGAAGCGCGCATCGGCATCGCCGGCAAAAACACCGCCATCGGCGACGCCATCGGCCTGGCCCTCAAACGCTTGCGCCAGCGCCCGGCACAAAGCCGCGTACTGATTCTGGTGACCGACGGCGCCAACAACGCCGGGCAGATCGACCCGCTTACCGCCGCGCGCCTGGCCGCCGAAGAAGGCGTAAAGATCTACCCCATCGGCATTGGCGCCGACCCCGAGCAAACCGGTTCCCTGGGCATCCTTGGCGTCAACCCGAGCCTGGACCTCGACGAGCCGGCGCTCAAGGCCATCGCCCAGGCCACCGGCGGCCAGTACTTCCGTGCCCGCGACGGCGAAGAACTGCAAACCATCAAGGACACCCTCGACCAGCTCGAGCCGGTCGAACAACAACCGACCCAGGCCCGACCGGCGCAGGCGCTGTACAGCGGCCCGCTGGCCCTGGCGCTGATCCTGAGCCTGTTGCTGGTGATCCAGGAGCGCTGGCCGAACAACGCCCTGCAACGCCTGTTCAACAAACTCTCAAGCAAGGGGATTTTCCTGCAACAGCACCCCGAATGGCGCAAGCGCCTGCAACGCCTGCGTTTGCGGAGGCGGCGATGA
- a CDS encoding DUF58 domain-containing protein: MNASDGIRVTLSELIEMRHRVREVQLFSTPSQRSPLIGLHHSKLRGRGVDFDQVRVYQAGDDVRTIDWRVTARTQEPHTKLFHEERERPIFIMVEQSCRLFFGSGQMFKSVLAAQAASLIGWAALGHNDRVGGLVFGDNEHYEIKPRRSKQSLLQLLNRLVRVNQSLNTESHPEADALGMALRRGREVLRPGSLVIVICDERALTEGAEQQLSLLSRHCDLLLLPISDPLDHALPAAGLLRFAQRGALLELDTLNYDLRQAYKAQAEARIARWELLAQKLRVLLMPLSTQSEMVEQLREYLNPQRPVKKQ, encoded by the coding sequence ATGAACGCAAGCGATGGCATCCGCGTCACCCTCAGCGAATTGATCGAGATGCGCCATCGCGTGCGCGAAGTGCAGCTGTTTTCCACGCCCAGCCAGCGCAGCCCGCTGATCGGCCTGCACCACTCCAAGCTGCGCGGGCGTGGCGTCGACTTCGACCAGGTGCGCGTGTACCAGGCGGGCGACGATGTGCGCACCATCGACTGGCGCGTCACCGCACGCACCCAGGAGCCGCACACCAAGCTGTTCCATGAAGAGCGCGAGCGGCCGATCTTTATCATGGTCGAGCAAAGCTGCCGGCTGTTTTTCGGCTCCGGGCAAATGTTCAAATCGGTACTGGCCGCCCAAGCGGCGAGCCTGATCGGCTGGGCGGCGCTGGGGCATAACGACCGCGTCGGCGGGCTGGTGTTTGGCGACAACGAGCACTACGAAATCAAACCCCGCCGTAGCAAGCAAAGCCTGCTGCAACTGCTCAACCGCCTGGTGCGCGTCAACCAGAGCCTGAACACCGAAAGCCACCCCGAAGCCGATGCCCTGGGCATGGCCCTGCGCCGTGGCCGTGAAGTCTTGCGCCCCGGCAGCCTGGTGATCGTGATCTGCGACGAGCGCGCCCTGACCGAAGGCGCCGAGCAGCAACTGAGCCTGTTGTCGCGCCATTGCGACCTGCTGCTATTGCCGATCTCCGACCCGCTGGACCACGCCCTGCCCGCCGCCGGGCTGCTGCGTTTTGCGCAACGCGGCGCGCTGCTTGAACTGGATACGCTGAACTACGATTTGCGCCAGGCCTACAAAGCCCAAGCTGAGGCGCGCATCGCCCGCTGGGAATTGCTCGCGCAAAAACTGCGGGTGCTGCTGATGCCCTTGAGCACCCAAAGTGAAATGGTCGAGCAACTGCGCGAATACCTCAACCCGCAGCGTCCGGTGAAAAAGCAATGA